Part of the bacterium genome is shown below.
CCGTGGGGCACCCGGGATCTCGAGCGCCAGGGCCTGATTGAAGTCGCAGTCGTAGATCCGCCCGCGATGGTCGACGCTCAGCTGGTGTCGACACATCAGGCCGGGGACGGTCGCGGCGTTGAAGTTCGCGATCAGCAGATCCATGTACTCGCGATCTCGGCCGTCCCGGGCGAGGGCGTGGGCGAAGCGCTTGATCGGCATGTTCGTGATCGTGAGCAGCGCGTCGAAGACGATCCCGAACTCGCGCTCGAGGGCCTCGCGATAGTCGGCCTCGAGGCTTTCCTGAGGCGGCGGGAGCGAAGGGCCGACCGGGTTGTAGACGAGGTCGAGGCGGAGCGCGCCCTCGTCCTCGCTCTTGCCGTAGCCGAGTGCATTCAACGCCTGGAGCGCACGGATGCTCCCGTCGAAGACGCCGCGCCCGCGCTGGGCCTCGACGTTCTCGAGGCTGTAGCAGGGCAGGCTCGCGACGACGTCGACGCCTGCGTGCGCGAGGAACTCGGCGGTGTCCGCCTGGCCCGGCTCGTGGAGGATCGTCAGGTTGCAGCGATCGATGACCCGGCAGCCGAGGGCGCGGGCGCCGGCGACGAGCCTCCGGAAGTCCGGGTGCATCTCCGGCGCGCCGCCGGTCAGGTCGAGGGTGTCGACGCCGGGGCTTCGTTCGAGGAGCTCGAGGATCCGGTCGACGCCGCGTTCGTCGAGGGCTTCCTCGCGCTTGGGCCCCGATTCGACGTGGCAGTGATGGCACGCGAGGTTGCAGCGCAGCCCGATGTTCACCTGGAGCGTCGTGGTGCGCGCGCGGCGGAGCGGCGCGCAGCCGGCCGCCCGGAGGTGGGCATCGAAATCGGCGACGTCGCTGGATCGTT
Proteins encoded:
- the arsS gene encoding arsenosugar biosynthesis radical SAM protein ArsS (Some members of this family are selenoproteins.), with the translated sequence MSVSLERSSDVADFDAHLRAAGCAPLRRARTTTLQVNIGLRCNLACHHCHVESGPKREEALDERGVDRILELLERSPGVDTLDLTGGAPEMHPDFRRLVAGARALGCRVIDRCNLTILHEPGQADTAEFLAHAGVDVVASLPCYSLENVEAQRGRGVFDGSIRALQALNALGYGKSEDEGALRLDLVYNPVGPSLPPPQESLEADYREALEREFGIVFDALLTITNMPIKRFAHALARDGRDREYMDLLIANFNAATVPGLMCRHQLSVDHRGRIYDCDFNQALALEIPGAPRTIFDLETLADLDDQTIATASHCFGCTAGAGSSCGGALS